From a single Onychomys torridus chromosome 9, mOncTor1.1, whole genome shotgun sequence genomic region:
- the Itih1 gene encoding inter-alpha-trypsin inhibitor heavy chain H1 isoform X1, whose amino-acid sequence MDGGMGLWALLCVYLGSLLTLQAMPALGLATGRPRGSEKRQAVDTVRSPNFLLQTVDGVLIRSLKVNCKVTSRFAHYVITSQVVNSADEAREVAFDMEIPKTAFISDFAITAGGNTFIGDIKDRVSAWKQYRKAAVLGENAGLVRASGRNMEQFTIHITTGPQSKATFQLTYEEMLKRKLTQYDIVIKVRPKQLVQHFEIDVDIFEPQGISKLDAQASFLSKELAAQTIQKSFSGKKGHVLFRPTVRQQQTCPTCSTSLLNGDFKVTYDVNRDKLCDLLVANNYFAHFFAPQNLTNLSKNLVFVIDISGSMEGQKVRQTKEALLKILEDVKPGDNFDLVLFGSQVQSWRGSLVPASKANLQAAQDFVRRFSLAGATNLNGGLLRGIEILNKAQGSHSELSSPASILIMLTDGEPTEGEKDRSQILKNVRNAIRGRFPLYNLGFGQDLDFNFLELMAMENNGWAQRIYEDHDATQQLQGFYNQVANPLLTDVELQYPQDAVLALTQHKHKQYYDGSEIVVAGRIADHKLSTFKADVRARGERQEFKATCLVDEEEMEKLLQERGHMLENHVERLWAYLTIQELLAKRMKTEREERANLSSQVLKMSLDYQFVTPLTSMMIRGLTDQDGLEPTIDKTPEDSQPLEMVGPRRTFVLSATQPSPTVHSPIVSKLPNRVTGVDTDPHFIIYMPQKEDSLCFNINEEPGVILSLVQDPDTGFSVNGQLIGNKASSPGQHESTYFGRFGISNPASDFQLEVTPQNITLNPGSGGPVFSWRDQVTLQKDGVVVTINKKRNLVVSVEDRVTFEIVLHRTWKGSAVHQDFLGFYVLDSFRMSARTQGLLGQFFTPLDFEVSDIRPGSDPTKSDATMVVKNRQLTVTRGLQKDYSKDPRHGTEVPCWFIHNNGAGLIDGVHTDYIVSDIF is encoded by the exons ATGGACGGTGGCATGGGGCTTTGGGCGCTGCTGTGCGTGTACCTGGGGTCCCTCCTCACTCTGCAGGCCATGCCTGCTTTGGGCTTGGCCACAGGCAGACCCAGAGGAAGCGAG aaGCGGCAGGCTGTGGATACAGTAA GATCCCCCAATTTTCTACTCCAGACAGTTGATGGTGTGCTCATCAGGAGTTTGAAAGTCAACTGTAAAGTCACCTCACGCTTTGCCCACTACGTCATCACCAGCCAAGTGGTCAACAGTGCTGATGAAGCCAGGGAGGTGGCTTTCGATATGGAAATCCCCAAGACAGCCTTCATCAGTGACTTTGCCAT CACAGCAGGTGGGAACACATTCATTGGGGACATAAAGGACAGAGTGAGCGCATGGAAACAGTACCGGAAAGCAGCCGTTTTAGGGGAGAATGCTGGCCTTGTCAG GGCCTCAGGCAGAAATATGGAACAGTTCACCATCCACATCACCACTGGACCCCAGAGCAAGGCCACATTTCAACTCACCTATGAGGAGATGCTGAAGCGGAAACTTACACAATATGATATCGTCATCAAAGTCAGGCCCAAGCAGCTGGTGCAACATTTTGAG ATTGATGTGGACATCTTTGAGCCCCAGGGAATCAGCAAGCTCGATGCTCAGGCCTCCTTCCTCAGCAAAGAACTTGCTGCTCAAACCATCCAGAAGTCTTTCTCAGGGAAAAAG GGTCACGTGCTCTTCCGCCCCACGGTGAGACAGCAGCAGACCTGCCCCACATGCTCTACATCCTTGCTGAATGGAGACTTCAAGGTGACCTATGATGTCAATCGAGACAAGCTCTGTGACCTCTTG GTGGCCAACAATTACTTTGCACACTTCTTTGCCCCCCAAAACCTGACTAACCTGAGCAAGAACCTGGTTTTTGTAATTGACATCAGTGGCTCCATGGAAGGCCAGAAAGTGAGGCAG ACCAAGGAGGCACTCCTTAAGATCCTGGAGGATGTGAAGCCAGGAGACAACTTTGATCTGGTCCTCTTTGGGTCTCAAGTACAGTCCTGGAGGGGCTCACTGGTACCTGCGTCTAAGGCCAATCTGCAAGCAGCTCAGGACTTTGTGCGGCGCTTTTCTCTAGCTGGAG CCACAAACCTGAATGGAGGCTTGCTCCGAGGAATTGAGATCTTAAATAAAGCTCAAGGAAGCCACTCAGAGCTCAGCAGCCCGGCCTCGATTCTTATCATGTTGACAGATGGAGAGCCTACTGAGG GGGAGAAGGACCGTTCCCAGATCCTCAAGAATGTACGCAACGCTATCCGGGGCAGGTTCCCACTCTACAATCTCGGCTTTGGCCAAGATCTGGACTTTAACTTCCTGGAGCTCATGGCCATGGAGAACAACGGATGGGCCCAGAGAATTTATGAGGACCACGATGCCACCCAGCAGCTACAG GGTTTCTACAATCAAGTAGCTAACCCCCTGCTGACAGATGTGGAGCTGCAGTATCCCCAGGATGCTGTCTTGGCTCTAACTCAGCACAAACACAAACAGTACTATGATGGCTCCGAGATCGTGGTGGCTGGACGCATTGCTGATCACAAACTGAGCACCTTTAAGGCTGATGTTCGGGCTCGTGGG GAGaggcaagaattcaaggccacctgCCTAGTGgatgaggaagagatggagaaactGCTCCAAGAGCGTGGCCACATGCTAGAGAATCACGTGGAACGGCTCTGGGCCTACCTCACCATCCAGGAGCTGCTGGCTAAGCG GATGAAGACGGAGCGGGAAGAGAGGGCCAACCTGTCGTCCCAGGTCCTGAAGATGTCCCTGGACTATCAGTTTGTAACTCCATTGACCTCTATGATGATCAGAGGCCTGACAGACCAGGATGGGCTGGAGCCTACCATTGACAAGACCCCAGAGG ATTCACAGCCCCTGG AGATGGTGGGACCCAGAAGGA CATTTGTGCTGTCAGCCACACAGCCTTCTCCTACAGTCCACAGTCCAATAGTCTCAAAGTTGCCAAACCGAGTGACAGGTG TGGACACGGATCCCCACTTCATCATCTACATGCCCCAGAAAGAGGATAGCCTGTGCTTCAACATCAATGAAGAACCTGGTGTGATCCTGAGCCTGGTGCAGGACCCTGACACAG GCTTCTCAGTGAATGGGCAGCTCATTGGAAACAAGGCCAGCAGCCCTGGGCAACATGAGAGCACATACTTTGGGAGATTTGGGATTTCAAATCCTGCATCAGACTTTCAGCTGGAAGTGACTCCTCAGAACATCACACTGAACCCAGGCTCTGGTGGGCCTGTGTTCTCCTGGAGGGACCAGGTCACGCTGCAGAAGGATGG GGTCGTGGTGACCATCAATAAGAAGAGGAACCTGGTGGTGTCTGTGGAAGACAGAGTTACCTTTGAGATTGTCCTGCACAGAACATGGAAGGGGAGTGCAGTCCACCAGGACTTTCTGGGTTTCTACGTGCTGGATAGCTTCAGGATGTCAGCCCGAACGCAGGGGCTACTGG GGCAATTCTTCACTCCCCTGGATTTTGAAGTCTCTGACATCCGCCCAGGCTCTGACCCTACAAAGTCAGATGCCACAATGGTGGTAAAGAATCGGCAGCTGACAGTCACCAG AGGCTTACAAAAAGACTACAGCAAGGACCCCAGACATGGAACAGAAGTGCCTTGCTGGTTTATCCACAACAACGGAGCTGGTCTGATCGATGGCGTTCACACTGACTATATTGTCTCTGACATCTTCTGA
- the Itih1 gene encoding inter-alpha-trypsin inhibitor heavy chain H1 isoform X2, whose translation MDGGMGLWALLCVYLGSLLTLQAMPALGLATGRPRGSEKRQAVDTTVDGVLIRSLKVNCKVTSRFAHYVITSQVVNSADEAREVAFDMEIPKTAFISDFAITAGGNTFIGDIKDRVSAWKQYRKAAVLGENAGLVRASGRNMEQFTIHITTGPQSKATFQLTYEEMLKRKLTQYDIVIKVRPKQLVQHFEIDVDIFEPQGISKLDAQASFLSKELAAQTIQKSFSGKKGHVLFRPTVRQQQTCPTCSTSLLNGDFKVTYDVNRDKLCDLLVANNYFAHFFAPQNLTNLSKNLVFVIDISGSMEGQKVRQTKEALLKILEDVKPGDNFDLVLFGSQVQSWRGSLVPASKANLQAAQDFVRRFSLAGATNLNGGLLRGIEILNKAQGSHSELSSPASILIMLTDGEPTEGEKDRSQILKNVRNAIRGRFPLYNLGFGQDLDFNFLELMAMENNGWAQRIYEDHDATQQLQGFYNQVANPLLTDVELQYPQDAVLALTQHKHKQYYDGSEIVVAGRIADHKLSTFKADVRARGERQEFKATCLVDEEEMEKLLQERGHMLENHVERLWAYLTIQELLAKRMKTEREERANLSSQVLKMSLDYQFVTPLTSMMIRGLTDQDGLEPTIDKTPEDSQPLEMVGPRRTFVLSATQPSPTVHSPIVSKLPNRVTGVDTDPHFIIYMPQKEDSLCFNINEEPGVILSLVQDPDTGFSVNGQLIGNKASSPGQHESTYFGRFGISNPASDFQLEVTPQNITLNPGSGGPVFSWRDQVTLQKDGVVVTINKKRNLVVSVEDRVTFEIVLHRTWKGSAVHQDFLGFYVLDSFRMSARTQGLLGQFFTPLDFEVSDIRPGSDPTKSDATMVVKNRQLTVTRGLQKDYSKDPRHGTEVPCWFIHNNGAGLIDGVHTDYIVSDIF comes from the exons ATGGACGGTGGCATGGGGCTTTGGGCGCTGCTGTGCGTGTACCTGGGGTCCCTCCTCACTCTGCAGGCCATGCCTGCTTTGGGCTTGGCCACAGGCAGACCCAGAGGAAGCGAG aaGCGGCAGGCTGTGGATACA ACAGTTGATGGTGTGCTCATCAGGAGTTTGAAAGTCAACTGTAAAGTCACCTCACGCTTTGCCCACTACGTCATCACCAGCCAAGTGGTCAACAGTGCTGATGAAGCCAGGGAGGTGGCTTTCGATATGGAAATCCCCAAGACAGCCTTCATCAGTGACTTTGCCAT CACAGCAGGTGGGAACACATTCATTGGGGACATAAAGGACAGAGTGAGCGCATGGAAACAGTACCGGAAAGCAGCCGTTTTAGGGGAGAATGCTGGCCTTGTCAG GGCCTCAGGCAGAAATATGGAACAGTTCACCATCCACATCACCACTGGACCCCAGAGCAAGGCCACATTTCAACTCACCTATGAGGAGATGCTGAAGCGGAAACTTACACAATATGATATCGTCATCAAAGTCAGGCCCAAGCAGCTGGTGCAACATTTTGAG ATTGATGTGGACATCTTTGAGCCCCAGGGAATCAGCAAGCTCGATGCTCAGGCCTCCTTCCTCAGCAAAGAACTTGCTGCTCAAACCATCCAGAAGTCTTTCTCAGGGAAAAAG GGTCACGTGCTCTTCCGCCCCACGGTGAGACAGCAGCAGACCTGCCCCACATGCTCTACATCCTTGCTGAATGGAGACTTCAAGGTGACCTATGATGTCAATCGAGACAAGCTCTGTGACCTCTTG GTGGCCAACAATTACTTTGCACACTTCTTTGCCCCCCAAAACCTGACTAACCTGAGCAAGAACCTGGTTTTTGTAATTGACATCAGTGGCTCCATGGAAGGCCAGAAAGTGAGGCAG ACCAAGGAGGCACTCCTTAAGATCCTGGAGGATGTGAAGCCAGGAGACAACTTTGATCTGGTCCTCTTTGGGTCTCAAGTACAGTCCTGGAGGGGCTCACTGGTACCTGCGTCTAAGGCCAATCTGCAAGCAGCTCAGGACTTTGTGCGGCGCTTTTCTCTAGCTGGAG CCACAAACCTGAATGGAGGCTTGCTCCGAGGAATTGAGATCTTAAATAAAGCTCAAGGAAGCCACTCAGAGCTCAGCAGCCCGGCCTCGATTCTTATCATGTTGACAGATGGAGAGCCTACTGAGG GGGAGAAGGACCGTTCCCAGATCCTCAAGAATGTACGCAACGCTATCCGGGGCAGGTTCCCACTCTACAATCTCGGCTTTGGCCAAGATCTGGACTTTAACTTCCTGGAGCTCATGGCCATGGAGAACAACGGATGGGCCCAGAGAATTTATGAGGACCACGATGCCACCCAGCAGCTACAG GGTTTCTACAATCAAGTAGCTAACCCCCTGCTGACAGATGTGGAGCTGCAGTATCCCCAGGATGCTGTCTTGGCTCTAACTCAGCACAAACACAAACAGTACTATGATGGCTCCGAGATCGTGGTGGCTGGACGCATTGCTGATCACAAACTGAGCACCTTTAAGGCTGATGTTCGGGCTCGTGGG GAGaggcaagaattcaaggccacctgCCTAGTGgatgaggaagagatggagaaactGCTCCAAGAGCGTGGCCACATGCTAGAGAATCACGTGGAACGGCTCTGGGCCTACCTCACCATCCAGGAGCTGCTGGCTAAGCG GATGAAGACGGAGCGGGAAGAGAGGGCCAACCTGTCGTCCCAGGTCCTGAAGATGTCCCTGGACTATCAGTTTGTAACTCCATTGACCTCTATGATGATCAGAGGCCTGACAGACCAGGATGGGCTGGAGCCTACCATTGACAAGACCCCAGAGG ATTCACAGCCCCTGG AGATGGTGGGACCCAGAAGGA CATTTGTGCTGTCAGCCACACAGCCTTCTCCTACAGTCCACAGTCCAATAGTCTCAAAGTTGCCAAACCGAGTGACAGGTG TGGACACGGATCCCCACTTCATCATCTACATGCCCCAGAAAGAGGATAGCCTGTGCTTCAACATCAATGAAGAACCTGGTGTGATCCTGAGCCTGGTGCAGGACCCTGACACAG GCTTCTCAGTGAATGGGCAGCTCATTGGAAACAAGGCCAGCAGCCCTGGGCAACATGAGAGCACATACTTTGGGAGATTTGGGATTTCAAATCCTGCATCAGACTTTCAGCTGGAAGTGACTCCTCAGAACATCACACTGAACCCAGGCTCTGGTGGGCCTGTGTTCTCCTGGAGGGACCAGGTCACGCTGCAGAAGGATGG GGTCGTGGTGACCATCAATAAGAAGAGGAACCTGGTGGTGTCTGTGGAAGACAGAGTTACCTTTGAGATTGTCCTGCACAGAACATGGAAGGGGAGTGCAGTCCACCAGGACTTTCTGGGTTTCTACGTGCTGGATAGCTTCAGGATGTCAGCCCGAACGCAGGGGCTACTGG GGCAATTCTTCACTCCCCTGGATTTTGAAGTCTCTGACATCCGCCCAGGCTCTGACCCTACAAAGTCAGATGCCACAATGGTGGTAAAGAATCGGCAGCTGACAGTCACCAG AGGCTTACAAAAAGACTACAGCAAGGACCCCAGACATGGAACAGAAGTGCCTTGCTGGTTTATCCACAACAACGGAGCTGGTCTGATCGATGGCGTTCACACTGACTATATTGTCTCTGACATCTTCTGA